The sequence CTATCCGCTGCACCGCTATCACGCCTGGGCCAAGCACCTGGAGCTGGCGCTCGGTCCGGCGGCTGCGTACGAGGAGCGGCTGGGGGATCTGCTGGCCGCCCATCCGCTGGGCTGAGCGGCGTGCCCCGGCGAGGGAGCTAGTGCCCCGGCACTAGAGGACGAAGCCGGGCTGGCCGTCGTCCGTGATCACCGGGCGGCCCGCGGCCTGCCAGATCTGCATGCCGCCGTCGACGTTCACGGCGTCGATGCCCTGCTGGACCAGATACATGGTGACCTGCGCCGAGCGGCCGCCGGAGCGGCAGATGACGTGGACGCGGCCGTCCTGCGGGGCGGCCTCGGTCAGCTCGCCGTAGCGGGCCACGAACTCGCTGATGGGGATGTGCAGTGCTCCCTCGGCGTGGCCGGCCTGCCACTCGTCGTCCTCGCGGACGTCCAGCAGGAAGTCGCTGTCCTTGAGGTCCGTGACCTCGACCGTGGGCACACCAGCTCCAGAACTCATGTCCCCGACGCTACCCGAAAGGCCGGCGGAAGCCCGCGCCTGGGAGGCGGGGCTCAGCCCTGTCCCAGCAGGGCGGCCAGCTCCGCCTCGCGCTGGGCGATGTCGGCGCGCAGCCTGCCGGCGATCTCCTCGAGGAGCCCGTCCGGGTCGTCCGGGGCGAGCCGGAGCATGCCGGCGATCGCGCCGTCCTCCAGTTCCCGGGCGACGAGGCTGAGCAGTTCCTTGCGCTGGGCGAGCCATTCGAGGCGGGCGTACAGCTCCTCGGCGGGGCTCGGCTGCCGCTCGGGCGGTACGGGGCCGGCCGCCCACTCCTCGGCCAGTTCCCTGAGCAGGGTCTCGTCGCCGCGGGCGTAGGCGGCGTTGACGCGGGTGAGGAATTCCTCACGCCGCTTCTGCTCCTCTTCTTCCTGAGCGAGGTCGGGGTGGGCCTTGCGGGCCAGCTCGCGGTAGAGCCTGCGGGCCTCCTCGCTGGGCCGGACCCGCTCCGGGGGCCGTACGGCCTGTTCGGTGAGCATGGCGGTGGCTTCCGGGAACAGGCCGTGGCCGTCCATCCAGCCGTGCAGCAGTTCCTCCACGCCGGGAATCGGCAGAACCCGGGCGCGGGCCTCCTCGGCGCGCCGGATGTCCTCCGGGTCGCCGGTGCGGGCGGCCTTGGCCTCGGCGATCTCGGCGTCCAGCTCCTCGATGCGGGCGTAGAGCGGGCCGAGTCTCTGCTCGTGCAGGCGGGAGAAGTTCTCGACCTCGACGCGGAAGGTCTCCACGGCGATCTCGTACTCGATCAAGGCCTGCTCGGCGGTCCGTACGGCCTGCTCGAGCCGCTCCTCGGGCCGCGGCGCCTGGGACTCATCGGCTTCCGGGGTCGTCACGCCGACCAGGGTAGGCGATGGGGAATTCCGCTGTAGGGCTACCGGTCGTCTTCCGGGCGCGGGTCCGTTGTGGCCCGCCGCGTCCATTGTGGCTGGTCACTTCCATTGCGGCTGGCCGCACCCGCGCGGCGGAGCCGCAGGCCGACGGCCGGGACGCACGCCCACGGCGGAGCCACACACCGACGGCCGGGACGCAGGCCGATGGTGGAGCCGCACGCCGATTGGCTGGGACGCAGGCCGATAGCCGGGACGCACGCCCACGGCGAAGCCACACGCCGACAGCCGGGACGCACGCCGACGGCGGAACCGCACGCCGACAGCCGGGACGCAGGCCGGCGTGTGGCCCGGCCTGCGTCCCGGCCGTCGGTACCGCTATGCGCCCCCTGCGGGGCGCTACACCCCCGACTCGGCCGGGATCCGGCCCGCCCGCACAGCCGTCACCAGCTCCGCGTGGTCCGCCTCCGTGCGGTCGGCGTAGGCGATGGCGAACGCGGCTATCGCCTCGTCCAGTTCCGTGTTCTTGCCGCAGTAGCCGGCGATCAGCCGTGGGTCGGCGCTGTGGGAGTGGGCGCGGGCCAGCAGGGCGCCGGTCATGCGGCCGTAGTCGTCGATCTGGTCGGCGGCGAGCGCGGCGGGGTCGACGCTGCCCTTGCGGTTGCGGAACTGGCGCACCTGGAAGGGGCGCCCGTCGACGGTCGTCCAGCCGAGCAGGATGTCGCTGACGACCTGCATGTGTTTCTGTCCGAGGACGACCCGGCGTCCCTCGTGCTCCACGGCCGGTGTCTCGAAGCCGGCTGTGGCCAGGTGCGGGACGAGTGCGGAGGGGCGGGCCTCCTTCACCTGGAGCACGAGCGGCTGATCGCGGTGGTCGAGGAGCAGCACGACGTAGGACCGGGTGCCGACGCTGCCGGTGCCGACCACCCGGAAGGCCACGTCGTGCACGGCGTGCCGGGCGAGCAGTGGGTGCCGGTCCTCGCTGAGGGTGTGGACGTAGGTCGCCAGGGAGGCGGCGACCGCCGCGGCCTCCGCGTCGGGGATCCGGCGCAGCACGGGGGCCGCGTCCATGAACCGCCGTCCGCCGTCCTCGGCCGCCTCGGTCGACTTGGCCGCGAACCGGCCGCTCGTGTTGGCCCGGGCCTTTTCCGAGACTCGTTGCAGGGTGCCGAGCAGATCGTGGGCGTCGGTGTGGGAGACCAGTTCCTCGTCGGCGATGGCGTTCCATGCCTCGAGCACCGGCAGTCTGGCCAGCAGTCGCATGGTGCGCCGGTAGGCGCCGACGGCGTCCTGTGCCGCGGCCCGGCAGGTTTTCTCGTCGGCGCCGGCCTCACGTCCGGCGAGGACCAGGGAGGCGGCGAGTCGCTTCAGGTCCCATTCCCAGGGGCCGTGGACGGTCTCGTCGAAGTCGTTGAGGTCGATGACGAGGTCGCCGCGGGGGTCGCCGTAGAGGCCGAAGTTGGCCGCGTGCGCGTCTCCGCATATCTGGGTACCGATCCTGGTCATGGGTGTGCGAGCCAGGTCGTAAGCCATGAGTCCGGCGGAGCCGCGCAGGAAGGCGAACGGGGTGGCCGCCATCCGTCCCACGCGGATGGGGGTCAGCTCCGGGATCCGGCCGGCGTTGGAGGCAATGACCGCGCTGACGGCGTCGGGGCGGGCGGCGTCCACGTCGAGGGTGCGATGCACGTCACGTGGCACGCTCGTCCGCAGCGCCTTGCCTTCCGCCTTGGGCGAGCCCTGTCGCGGCCACTCGGCGAATCCGCGTACCCGGGGCAGTCGGCCGCTCCCCCGCTCCGCCGCGGCCGCCATCGCGGCCGGCACCGCGGCCGGCACCGCCTGTGCCGCCACGCCTGCCGCCATTTCCGCACCGGTTCCGGTCACCGCGACCGCCTCCCCCGAACAACGAGCACCGAGCAACGAACGATCAACGATCAACGAACATTGGACGCCGAGCACCGAACATCGAACGCCGAGCACGAAGCACCGCTCACCACGCACCGTGCGCCGTGCGCCGAACTGGCGTCCGCACGAACATCAACTCGTGCAGACCGTACAGCCGGTGGCCGTCACGCGTCAGACCCTGTGGATAACTCCCTGTGGGCAGGCACACCCTGCAGTGGGCGCCGGGACGAGAGCTTGGCGAGAGCTTCCTCACACGAGAATCACGGGAGGAGCACGGGAGTACTGCGAAAGGCAGTCGTACATACGACTACGGGCCCATCGTTTTCACGATGGGCCCGTAGCCTCTGTGTGCGCGAGGGGGGAGTTGAACCCCCACGCCCTTGCGGGCACTGGAACCTGAATCCAGCGCGTCTGCCTATTCCGCCACCCGCGCATTGGGTGTGTCTTCCGGTCCTTCCCTTTCGGGCTGGCCCCTTCCGACACCCAGAACATTAGCACGTCGTACGGGGTGGGTTCACATCCCTTCCCGGCGCCCCGGCCCGCACCCGGCCGCCTCACCTGCCGGTGTCCGTGCCCGCGTTGCGGGCGTCGGCGCACGTATCGAGGAGACACGGTTCACGTATCAACCTCGTACCGGTCCCGGCCGTCTGCCCAGGAGGCGGACCGGGTCCACAGCCGGGTGCGGGACACTGGTCTTCACTCGCCTCTACGATCCATGGCAGGAACCGGCTGATCGCCCGACGCGTAGATACGATCAGTGAGCAGAGCGAGCAGTACGCGGTAGGACAGAGCAAGGCAACGCAAACGGCAGGGACGGAGGAGGTGCCCCATGGGAGTCCTGAAGAAGTTCGAGCAGCGTCTCGAAGGTCTGGTGAACGGCACCTTCGCCAAGGTCTTCAAGTCCGAGGTCCAGCCCGTGGAGATCGCCGGCGCACTCCAGCGCGAGTGCGACAACAACGCGACGATCTGGAACCGCGACCGGACCGTCGTACCCAACGACTTCATCGTGGAGCTGAGCGCGCCCGACTACGAGCGCCTGAGCCCCTACTCCGGGCAGCTGGGCGACGAGCTGGCCGGCATGGTGCGCGACTACGCGAAGCAGCAGCGCTACACGTTCATGGGCCCGATCAAGGTCAACCTGGAGAAGGCCGACGACCTCGATACCGGTCTGTACCGGGTGCGCAGCCGCACCCTCGCCTCCTCCAGCAGCCAGCAGGCGCCTCAGGCGCCGCAGGCTGCCGGCGGCTACGGCGGTGGCCAGCCGGCCATGCCGGCCGGTGCGCCGCCGATGCCGTCCGCGCCGCCGCCCGGCGCCCGCGAAGGCGGATACGGCTACCCGCAGCCCGCCGGCCAGCGGCCGGCGGCCGCTCCCGCGAGCGGCGGGCGCACCCGCTACTGGATCGAGATCAACGGCACCCGCCACCAGATCTCCCGCGCGACGCTGGTGCTGGGCCGCAGCACCGATGCCGACGTGCGGATCGACGACCCCGGCGTCTCGCGCCGGCACTGTGAGATCCGGACCGGAACGCCCTCGACGATCCAGGACCTCGGCTCCACCAACGGCATCGTGGTGGACGGGCAGCACACCACCCGCGCTACGCTCCGCGACGGCTCGCGGATCGTCGTGGGCAGCACCACCGTTATCTATAGGCAAGCCGAAGGGTGAAGCGGGGGCATGTCAGAGCTGACCCTCACGGTCATGCGGCTGGGTTTCCTGGCCGTACTGTGGCTGTTCGTGATCGTGGCCGTGCAGGTCATCCGGAGCGACCTGTTCGGTACGCGCGTCACCCAGCGCGGATCGCGTAGGGAGGCCGGGCGCCAGCAGCAGGCCTCCCGGCAGCAGGCCGCCGCCGCGCCCCCGCCGCAGCGCGCTCAGCAGCGTGCGCAGCAGAGCGGCGGCCGGCGCGGGCGCAACGCCCCTTCCAAGCTGGTGGTGACGGAAGGCACACTGACCGGCACCACGGTCGCCCTGCAGGGCCAGACGATCACGCTGGGCAGGGCGCACGACTCCACGATCGTGCTGGACGACGACTACGCCTCCAGCCGCCATGCCAGGATCTACCCGGACCGCGACGGCCAGTGGATCGTCGAGGACCTGGGCTCCACCAACGGCACCTACCTGGACCGGTCCCGGCTGACGACCCCCACACCGATCTCGCTGGGCGCGCCGATCCGCATCGGCAAGACCGTCATCGAGCTGCGGAAGTAGTGCTACATCATGAGTGAGCGCGAGCGGAGCGAGCACGCAGCGGCAGGCCGCCACCCGGCCGCCGGCGCGCTCCCGACCGGAGGGTGGGCAGTGTGGCTCGACACGACCGGCTGTACCCGGAACCGACGGGCGAGGTGGGCATGACTCTGTCCCTGCGCTTTGCCGCCGGATCGCACAAAGGCATGATCCGGGAGGGCAACGAGGACTCCGGTTACGCCGGTCCGCGGCTGCTCGCGATCGCCGACGGCATGGGCGGTCAGGCAGCCGGCGAGGTCGCGTCCTCGGAGGTCATCTCCACCCTGGTCACGCTCGACGACGACGTGCCCGGCTCCGACATCCTCACTTCCCTCGGCGTCGCCGTGCAGCGCGCCAACGACCAGCTGCGCGCCATGGTCGAGGAGGACCCCCAGCTCGAGGGCATGGGCACCACGCTGACCGCGCTGCTGTGGACCGGGCAGCGGCTCGGGCTGGTGCACGTCGGCGACTCACGCGCCTATCTGCTGCGTGACGGAGTTCTCACGCAGATCACCCAGGACCACACGTGGGTGCAGCGGCTCGTGGACGAGGGCCGGATCACCGAGGAGGAGGCCACCACGCATCCGCAGCGCTCGCTGCTGATGCGCGCCCTCGGCAGCAGCGAGCACGTCGAGCCCGACCTGTCGATCCGCGAGGTGCGGGCCGGTGACCGCTATCTGATCTGCTCCGACGGCCTGTCCGCCGTCGTCTCCCATCAGACGATCGAGGAGACCCTCGCCAGCTATCAGGGCCCGCAGGAGACCGTGCAGGAGCTGATCCAGCTCGCGTTGCGCGGCGGCGGCCCCGACAACATCACGGTGATCGTCGCGGACGTGCTCGACCTGGACACCGGTGACACCATGGCCGGGCAGCTGTCCGACCAGCCGGTCGTGGTCGGTGCCGTCGCCGAGAACCAGCACCACCTGCACGACAACGGCATCATGCAGACCCCGGCCGGCCGCGCCTCCCACCTGGGCCGTCAGGGCCGTGGGCACGGCGGCGGCGGCGAGTTCGGCCCGCCCGGTTCCGGCGACACCACCGGATACGTCCCGGCCGGCAGCTTCGACGACTACGCCGACGGCGACTTCACCAAGCCGGGCGGCGGCCGCAAGTGGCTGAAGAGGTCCCTCTACAGCGCCCTCGCCCTCGCCGTGGTCGGCGGCGGCCTGTACGGCGGCTACCAGTGGACGCAGACGCAGTACTACGTCGGCGCCCAGGGCGAGCACGTGGCGCTGTACCGCGGCATCAGCCAGGACCTGGCCTGGGTGTCGCTGTCGAAGGTGGAGAAGGACCACCCCGAGATCGAACTCAAGTACCTGCCGCCGTACCAGCAGAAGCAGGTCAAGAACACGATCGCGGCGGGCGGTCTGGCACAGGCCCAGGAGAAGATCCAGACGCTGTCGGTGCAGGCCTCCGCCTGCAGGAAGCAGGCGGAGCGCGCGGCCGCGCAGAGCGCGGACGAGAAGAACACCAAGGACCGGATCAAGGCCTCGGGCGCCACGGGAACCACTCCCAGCGCCTTCACGTCCAAGGCATCACCGACGCCGAACCCATCGGCGTCCCGGACGTCCCCGAACTCGCCCTCGAAGTCTCCGTCCGCGACCGCCACTCCCAACCCCGGCCCGAGCCTCTCCGAGGATGAGCAGAAGGTCGTCGATCAGTGCGGCAAGCAGTAGCCCAGCCGCGAGAGGCCCTGTCACACGATGAGCAGTACGACTAACTCGCCGACGCATCACACGTCCACGATCGGCGCGATCGGCGCGCCGAGCCGCCGCAACACCGAGCTGGCCCTGCTGGTCTTCGCCGTGGCCATCCCGGTGTTCGCCTACGCCAACGTGGGCCTGGCCATCGACGACCGGGTCCCCGCCGGCCTGCTGAGCTATGGCCTCGGCCTGGGTCTGCTGGCCGGGGTCGCCCATCTCGCCGTACGGAAGTTCGCGCCGTACGCCGACCCGCTGCTGCTGCCGCTGGCCACCCTGCTCAACGGGCTCGGCCTGGTCTGCATCTGGCGCCTGGACCAGTCGAAGCTGCTCCAGCAGATCCATGTCGCGGGCGGCAAGGCGACCAACCAGCTGCTCTACACGGCGATGGGCATCGCGCTGTTCGTCGTGGTGCTGGTCCTCCTCAAGGACCACCGCACGCTCCAGCGCTACACCTACATCTCCATGGTCGGCGCGCTGGTGCTGCTGCTCCTGCCGCTCGTCCCGGGCCTCGGCCTGAACGTGTACGGCGCGAAGATCTGGATCCACGTCGGCAGCTTCTCCATCCAGCCCGGTGAGTTCGCCAAGATCGTCCTCGCGATCTTCTTCGCCGGTTATCTGATGGTGAAGCGGGACGCGCTCGCGCTCGCCAGCCGCCGCTTCATGGGGCTCTACCTGCCGCGCGGCCGTGACCTCGGGCCGATCCTCGTCGTCTGGGCGATGTCGGTCCTCATCCTGGTCTTCGAGACCGACCTCGGTACGTCGCTGCTGTTCTTCGGCATGTTCGTGATCATGCTGTACGTCGCCACCGAGCGGACCAGCTGGATCGTCTTCGGTCTGCTGATGTCGGCGGTCGGCGCCGTCGGTGTGGCGAGCGTCGAGCCGCACGTGCAGCAGCGTGTCCAGGCCTGGCTCGACCCGATGAAGGAGTTCAAGCTCAGCCGCCAGGGCGTGGCGGGCCACTCCGAGCAGGCGATGCAGGCCCTGTGGGCGTTCGGTTCCGGCGGCACCCTGGGCACCGGCTGGGGCCAGGGCCACTCCGAGCTGATCCGGTTCGCGGCCAACTCCGACTTCATCCTCGCCACCTTCGGCGAGGAGCTGGGCCTGGCCGGCATCATGGCGGTCCTGCTGATCTACGGCCTGATCGCGGAGCGCGGTGTGCGCACCGCGCTCGCCGCCCGCGACCCGTTCGGCAAGCTGCTGGCCATCGGCCTGTCCGGCGCCTTCGCGCTGCAGGTGTTCGTCGTGGCCGGCGGTGTGATGGGTCTCATCCCGCTGACGGGTATGACCATGCCGTTCCTCGCGTACGGCGGTTCCTCCGTGATCGCGAACTGGGCGCTCATCGGCATCCTGATCCGGATCAGTGACACCGCACGCCGCCCGGCGCCCGCCCCCGCCGCCAACCCCGACGCCGAGATGACCCAGGTGGTCCGCCCGTCATGAACAAACCCCTGCGCCGGATCGCGATCTTCTGCGGCCTCCTCGTGCTGGCCCTGCTGCTCCGCGACAACTGGCTCCAGTACGTCAAGGCCGACTCCCTGCGCACCGCGCCGGACAACCGCCGGGTCGCCATCGAGCGCTACGCCTCCCCGCGTGGCGACATCATCGTCGACGGCAACCCGATAACCGGCTCCGTCGAGGCCAAGAGCGGCGACTTCAAGTACAAGCGCACCTACAAGGACGGGCCCATGTGGGCCCCGGTGACCGGTTACTCCTCGCAGGCCTTCGACAGCAGCCAGCTGGAGAAGATCGACGACGGCATCCTCAGCGGCACCGACGACCGGCTCTTCTTCCGCAACACCCTCGACATGATCACGGGCAAGCAGAAGCAGGGCGGCAACGTCGTCACCACGCTGAACGCGGCCGCGCAGAAGGCGGCGTTCAACGGTCTGAAGGCGCAAGGGGGCAAGGGCGCTGTCGTGGCCCTGGAGCCGTCCACCGGCAAGATCCTGGCGCTGGCCTCGTACCCGTCGTACGACCCGTCGTCCTTCGCGGGCAGCTCCATCGACGTGGACTCCAAGAACTGGACCAAGCTCCAGAAGAACAACGACCCGGCCGACCCGATGCTGAACCGGGCGCTGCGCGAGACCTACCCGCCCGGCTCCACGTTCAAGGTGGTCACCGCGGCGGCCGCGCTGGAGAACGGGCTGTACACCTCGGCCGACACCGCGACGAACTCGCCGCTGCCGTGGATCATGCCGGGCACGACCACCCCGCTGAAGAACGAGGGCAACATCCCCTGCAAGAACGCCACGTTGCGGGCCGCCCTGCAGTACTCCTGCAACTCGGTCTTCGGCAAGATCGGTTCCGATCTGGGCAACGCCAAGATGCTGGCGGAGGCAAAGAAGTTCGGCTTCGACTCCCCGCAGGACACGCCGGTCCGCGCCTACCCCTCGGTGTTCTCCGACGGCATGAACCAGTCGCAGACCGCGCTGTCCTCCATCGGCCAGTACAACACCGCCGCCACCCCGCTGCAGATGGCCATGATCGCCTCCGCGGTCGCCAACGACGGCAAGCTGATGAAGCCGTACATGGTGGACAAGCTCCAGTCGTCCAACCTGGACACGCTCACGCAGACCCAGCCGGAGGAGCTGAGCCGCCCGCTGTCCTCGCAGAACGCGCAGATCCTGCAGTCGATGATGCAGACGGTGGTCGAGAAGGGCACCGGTACGAACGCGAAGATCGACGGCGTCACCGTCGGCGGCAAGACCGGTACCGCGCAGCACGGCGTGGCGAACAGCGCGAACCCCTACGCCTGGTTCATCTCCTTCGCCAAGATGCCCGACGGCAGCTCGCCGGTGGCGGTGGCCGTGGTCATCGAGGACGGCAGCGCCAACCGCGACGACATCTCCGGTGGCGGTCTGGCCGCACCGATCGCCAAGAGCGTCATGCAGGCGGTCATCAACTCCAAGAAGTGACCACACCTGCCCCAGAGGGTGAGGCCCGTCACATCACCTTCACATCGTTGCACGTTGCGATACCGGTCCTGTATCGGGTTACGGGCTTGGCCAGGTCACACAAAGCGAGCCGGGTACGGTAGGCCCGGACGGCAGCCTCCGGCCGCGCACGAGCGTGTGCGGCCGAGACCGACGGAGAGGGCTGGTAGGTAGCTATGGAAGAGCCGCGTCGCCTCGGCGGCCGGTACGAACTGGGCCAGGTGCTCGGTCGTGGTGGCATGGCGGAGGTCTACCTCGCGCATGACACCCGCCTGGGCCGCACCGTGGCAGTGAAGACCCTGCGCGCCGACCTGGCACGCGACCCTTCCTTCCAGGCCCGGTTCCGCCGGGAGGCCCAGTCGGCCGCCTCGCTCAACCATCCCGCGATCGTCGCGGTCTACGACACGGGCGAGGACTACATCGACGGGGTCTCGATCCCGTACATCGTGATGGAGTACGTCGACGGCTCCACCCTCCGTGAGCTTCTTCACTCCGGCCGCAAGCTGCTGCCCGAGCGCGCCATGGAGATGACCATCGGCATCCTCCAGGGCCTGGAGTACGCCCACCGCAACGGCATCGTCCACCGCGACATCAAGCCGGCCAACGTCATGCTGACGCGCAACGGCCAGGTCAAGGTCATGGACTTCGGCATCGCCCGCGCCATGGGCGACTCCGGCATGACCATGACCCAGACGGCGGCGGTCATCGGCACGGCCCAGTACCTCTCGCCGGAGCAGGCGAAGGGCGAGCAGGTCGACGCCCGTTCGGACCTGTACTCGACCGGTTGCCTCCTCTACGAGCTGCTGACGGTACGGCCGCCCTTCGTGGGCGACTCCCCGGTGGCCGTGGCCTACCAGCACGTACGGGAGGAGCCGCAGTCCCCGTCGGTGTTCGACCCCGAGATCACGCCGGAGATGGACGCCATCGTCCTGAAGGCACTGGTCAAGGACCCGAACTACCGCTACCAGTCGGCCGACGAGATGCGCGCCGACATCGAGGCCTGCCTGGACGGCCAGCCGGTCGGGGCGACGGCCGCCCTGGGCGCGGTCGGCTACGGCGGCTACCCCGACGACCAGCCGACGACCGCGCTGCGGCCGGAGCAGGGCGGCGCCGCGGCGACCACCATGCTCCCGCCGATGAACCCCGACGACGGCGGCTACGGCTACGACGAGCGCCCCGACCGCCGCAGCCGGCAGCAGAAGAAGTCCAGCACCTCCACGATCCTCCTGGTGGTCGCGGGCGTGCTGATCCTGATCGGCGCGATCCTGATCGGCAAGTGGGCGTTCAGCGGGAGCAGCGGGAACCAGTCCTTCGACGCCCCGAACTTCGTCGACCACACCTACGCCGAAGCCCAGAAGATGGCGGTGAACTCCGACCTGAAACTGGCCGCGCCCACCCGCAAGCCCTGTGACAACGAGCCGAAGGGCTCGGTCTGCTCCCAGGACCCGGCGGCGGGCTCGCAGGTGAAGAAGGGCGACACGATCACGCTGGTGGTCTCCACGGGGGCACCGAAGGTGGCGGTTCCCAGCGTCCTCGGCAAGACCTTCGACGACGCCAAGGCACTGCTGGAGGGCGACCAGTACAAGTTCAACGTCGTGCGGAAGGACCAGGTCTCCTCCGAGCAGGCGGGCACGGTCCTGGACCAGGACCCGAAGCTGGGCCAGGAGGTCCAGAAGGGCTCCACGATCACCCTCACCGTCGCCAAGGCGGAGGAGAAGGTGACCATCCCCGGTGACCTCGTCGGCAAGTCCTGTGACGACGCGAAGAACGAGCTGACGCAGCTGGGCCTGTCGCCGAGCTGCAACGACTCCCCGACCACCGACCAGACCCAGGACGGCAAGGTCATCTCGACCAACCCGGGGGCGAACGAGCAGGTCGTCAAGAACACCAACGTGGTGATCAACGTCGGCAAGTTCCAGGGCGGCCAGCAGCAGGGCCAGGTGCCGAACGTCGTCACCCAGACCCTGAAGCAGGCCCAGCAGACCCTGCAGCAGAGCGGGTTCACGCAGATCCAGGTCAGCGGCCCGACCGACGACAAGGCACGGGTCATCAGCCAGACCCCGCCGCAGGGCACCCAGGCCGACCCGCGCAACACCCAGATCGTCCTGACCACCCTGGACGTCGGCGGTGGCGGCAACAACGGCGGTAACAACGGCGGCATCTTCGGCGGCAACAACGGCTGACGCCGGCCACGGCCCCGACGGAAAAGGGCCCCGGAGCAAAGCGCTCCGGGGCCTTTTCCCTGCCTCTTTCCGTGCCTCTTCAGCCCCGCAGCTCCGCCGGCAGCGTCCGCTCGCTGTCCACCTTCTCCACCCGCACCAGCTCGCCCCACACCACGTACCGGTACTCCGAGGTGAACACCGGCGTGCAGGTCGTCAGCGTGATGTAGTGGCCCGGCTTGTTCCTGCCGGACTCCTCCGGGACCTGGGAGATGACCTTGACGTTGTACTTCGAGGTCTCGGGGAGGATCGAGTAGACCTTGTAGACGTACCAGTCGTCCCGCGTCTCGAAGACGATCGGGTCGCCCTTCTTCAGCTTGTCGATGTTGTGGAACTTCGCGCCGTGGCCGTCGCGGTGGGCGGCGAGGGTGAAGTTGCCGTCCTTGCCGGTCATCGGCAACGCGGCCTTGACCGGATCGGTGTAGTAGCCGGCCACGCCGTCGTTGAGGACGTCCGTGCCCGTGCCCTTCTCGACCAGCACTTCGAGGTGCTTCATCGCCGGCACGTGCAGGAAGCCGATGCCGTCCTTGGTGTCCAGGGCGCCGGGACCGGAGTCCTTCTCCTGCGCCCAGTGCTGGCGGACCTTGTCGGCCTCCTTGTTCGCCTTGCGGTCCGCTATCACGTTCGTCCACCACAGCGAGTAGACGACGAACAGGGCGAGCAACAGACCCGCCGTGATGAGGAGTTCACCGAAGACGCTGACCGCCTTCGCGATCCGCCCGGGTCGCCGGCCGCGCCCCGCGGGCTGCGGCTCGGACGCGTCCGTGAGTTCATCGGTGCCGTCGGCGGTCGCTGCCACTGTTGTCCTCTGCCCCTACTCGCTGAGCCCTGTTCGATATGCGCTGCTCGCTGAGCCCTACTCGATGAGCGCGTCCGGCTTGCCCTCGCTGCGCGGGCGTTCCTGGACCATCTTGCCCCAGACGATCAACCGGTACTTGCTGGTGAACTCCGGCGTGCAGGTGGTGAGGGTGATGTAGCGGCCGGGCTGCGTGAACCCGGAACCCTTCGGGATCGGGTCCAGCACGCTGGTGTTGGACGGCTTGGTCACCGGAAGCGTCGACGTCACCTTGTACACGTAGTAGGTGTCCTGCGTCTCGACCACGACCGCGTCGCCGGGCTTGAGCTTGTTGATGTACCGGAACGGTTCGCCATGGGTGTTGCGGTGCGCCGCCAGACCGAAGTTGCCGGTCTTGGCGTCGGGCATCGCCGTCTTCAGCGGCGCCTCGCCGTAGTGCCCGACCATGCCCTTGTCGAGCACCTTCGCGTTGCTGACGCCCTCCGCGATCGGCGCCACCACGTCCAGCGC comes from Streptomyces sp. FXJ1.172 and encodes:
- a CDS encoding class E sortase; translated protein: MAATADGTDELTDASEPQPAGRGRRPGRIAKAVSVFGELLITAGLLLALFVVYSLWWTNVIADRKANKEADKVRQHWAQEKDSGPGALDTKDGIGFLHVPAMKHLEVLVEKGTGTDVLNDGVAGYYTDPVKAALPMTGKDGNFTLAAHRDGHGAKFHNIDKLKKGDPIVFETRDDWYVYKVYSILPETSKYNVKVISQVPEESGRNKPGHYITLTTCTPVFTSEYRYVVWGELVRVEKVDSERTLPAELRG
- the pknB gene encoding Stk1 family PASTA domain-containing Ser/Thr kinase, translating into MEEPRRLGGRYELGQVLGRGGMAEVYLAHDTRLGRTVAVKTLRADLARDPSFQARFRREAQSAASLNHPAIVAVYDTGEDYIDGVSIPYIVMEYVDGSTLRELLHSGRKLLPERAMEMTIGILQGLEYAHRNGIVHRDIKPANVMLTRNGQVKVMDFGIARAMGDSGMTMTQTAAVIGTAQYLSPEQAKGEQVDARSDLYSTGCLLYELLTVRPPFVGDSPVAVAYQHVREEPQSPSVFDPEITPEMDAIVLKALVKDPNYRYQSADEMRADIEACLDGQPVGATAALGAVGYGGYPDDQPTTALRPEQGGAAATTMLPPMNPDDGGYGYDERPDRRSRQQKKSSTSTILLVVAGVLILIGAILIGKWAFSGSSGNQSFDAPNFVDHTYAEAQKMAVNSDLKLAAPTRKPCDNEPKGSVCSQDPAAGSQVKKGDTITLVVSTGAPKVAVPSVLGKTFDDAKALLEGDQYKFNVVRKDQVSSEQAGTVLDQDPKLGQEVQKGSTITLTVAKAEEKVTIPGDLVGKSCDDAKNELTQLGLSPSCNDSPTTDQTQDGKVISTNPGANEQVVKNTNVVINVGKFQGGQQQGQVPNVVTQTLKQAQQTLQQSGFTQIQVSGPTDDKARVISQTPPQGTQADPRNTQIVLTTLDVGGGGNNGGNNGGIFGGNNG
- a CDS encoding peptidoglycan D,D-transpeptidase FtsI family protein, with amino-acid sequence MNKPLRRIAIFCGLLVLALLLRDNWLQYVKADSLRTAPDNRRVAIERYASPRGDIIVDGNPITGSVEAKSGDFKYKRTYKDGPMWAPVTGYSSQAFDSSQLEKIDDGILSGTDDRLFFRNTLDMITGKQKQGGNVVTTLNAAAQKAAFNGLKAQGGKGAVVALEPSTGKILALASYPSYDPSSFAGSSIDVDSKNWTKLQKNNDPADPMLNRALRETYPPGSTFKVVTAAAALENGLYTSADTATNSPLPWIMPGTTTPLKNEGNIPCKNATLRAALQYSCNSVFGKIGSDLGNAKMLAEAKKFGFDSPQDTPVRAYPSVFSDGMNQSQTALSSIGQYNTAATPLQMAMIASAVANDGKLMKPYMVDKLQSSNLDTLTQTQPEELSRPLSSQNAQILQSMMQTVVEKGTGTNAKIDGVTVGGKTGTAQHGVANSANPYAWFISFAKMPDGSSPVAVAVVIEDGSANRDDISGGGLAAPIAKSVMQAVINSKK